The genome window CGTTCAGCGCCATGATATTGAATACACCGCGTGCAATGCCAGCCTGATTGGTCGCAACCACTACGCGGTAGTCAGCCTGGTTCAGGCGCGCTATCGCTTCCAGCGAACCGGGAATGGGTATCCATTCATCCGGTGTTTTGATAAAGGTGTCCGAGTCCTGGTTAATGACACCGTCACGATCGAGGATAACCAGTTTCATCGGATCACCTTTCAGAGTGGCTGGCATACAGCATCTCCGATACGATGCTGCAATTTGGCGAGGCAGGCAAGCTGTTTCAATCAGGCGGCCAGTTTGGAAATATCGGCAACCTGGTTCATCGCCTGGTGCAGGGTAGCCAGTAAGCCCTGGCGATTATTGCGCAGCGCAATATCTTCCGCATTCACCATGACGCCGTCAAAGAAAGCATCGACCGGATTTCTCAGGGCAGCCAGTGCCTGCAATGAAGCGGTATAGTCGCCGCGCGCAAACGCTGCTTCCGCTTGCGGTTTGACCGTAGTCAAAGTCTGGTTCAAGGCGATTTCAGCAGGCTCTTTCAGCAAGGCTGTATCGACTTGCGCGGCTACCGTGCCTTCCACTTTTTTCAGGATATTGCCGACGCGCTTATTGGCTGCGGCCAGGCTGGCAGCTTCCGGCAATGCGGCAAACGCGCGTACTGCGGCCAGGCGCTCAGCCACATCGGCCAGGCGCTGCGGTTGCAGGGCGAGCACGGCATCGATTTCCTGCGCGCTGTAGCCCTGTTCGCGCAAGGCGTTGGCGAGGCGGTCAAAAATAAAGTTCAGCAGCGCGCTGCGATGTTCTGCGCTCAAACCATTGAATGGTTTTTCCGCCGCCGTGATCAGGTCGTTGATGCCGATGTCCAGCTTGCCTTCGATCAGCATACGGATGATGCCGAGCGCATGGCGACGCAATGCAAATGGATCCTTGTCGCCGGTCGGAACCTGTCCGATGCTGAACAGGCCAACCAAGGTTTCCAGTTTGTCCGCCAGTGCGACCACCATGCCAACCGGATTGCGCGGCAATTCATCGCCGGCAAAGCGTGGCTTGTAGTGATCTTCGATGGCATCCGCTACTGCTGCCGGCAAGCCGTCATGTAGCGCATAGTAGCGACCCATGATGCCTTGCAGTTCAGGGAATTCGCCGACCATATCGGTCAGCAAATCAGCCTTGGCCAATTGTGCAGCGGTGTCCGCCTGTTGTGCATCAACGCCCAGCTTGCCGGCGATTGCCTGTGCAATGGCGCGTACGCGGGCAATGCGTTCGCCCTGTGTACCCAGCTTGTTGTGATAAACGACTTTGTCCAGGCCGGCAACGCGTGACATCAGTGTCTTCTTGCGATCCTGGTCGAAGAAGAATTTCGCATCGGCCAGGCGTGGCCGCACGACGCGTTCATTGCCGCCGATAACGGTGCTGGCATCGGCCGGCCGGATATTGGAGACGATCAGGAATTTATTGCTGAGGCCGCCTTTGCTGTCGAGCAGCGGGAAGTATTTCTGGTTTGCCTTCATGGTCAGGATCAGGCATTCCTGCGGTACTTCGAGGAAGGCTTCTTCAAACTGGCCGATCAATACATTCGGACGTTCAACCAGGCCGGTCACTTCATCCAGCAATGCTTCATCTTCAATCGGGGTCAGATTGCTGCCTGCTTCGGCCGCAGCGCTTGCGAGCTGACGCACGATTTCTGCGCGACGCTCGGCGAAGCTGGCGATGACCGCGCCTTCAGTAGCGATTTGCTTCGCATAGCTGTCGGCATCACGGATGTAGACCGGATCGATACCTGCTTCAAAACGATGGCCGTGGGTCGTGTTGCCGGCGTGCAGGCCGAGTACGGAGATATTCAGGACATCGGCGCCATACAGTGCAACCAGGCCATGTGCCGGGCGTACGAAGTTGACGGTTTCCCAGCCATCGGCCAATTGATAAGCCATGACTTTAGGGATAGGCAGCTTGCCCAGGGTTTCTTCCAGTGCTTTTTGCAAACCGTCTGTCAGCATGACGCCGGTCACGACGCTGTTGAAGAACAAGACTTCAGCCTTGCCATCGGATTCGCGTTTGAGGCCTGCGACTGCGGATTCATCCGCACCCAATGCCGCTAATTTTTTCAGCAGTGCCGGGGTGGCTTTGCCATCTGCGCCGATGCCGACTGCAGCCGGCATCAGTTTTTGCATGACGGTTTTGTCGTCGGCTTGTTCCAGTACCTTGGTCAGGTGCACACCCAGGCGACGTGGCGACGCGAAGGCGGTCAGTACGCTGTCAGCGGACAGCAGGCCTTGTGTCTGCAATGATGCCTGCAGCGTTTGTGCAAATGCCTCACCGATTTTCTTCAATGCCTTTGGCGGCAATTCTTCGACGAAGAGTTCGAGTAATAAATTTTTGGTGCTCATACTTATGCCGCTTCCTTCTCAATCTGGGCCAGCACTTCGGCGGCATGTTCCGGTTTTGCCATCGGGAAGCCGAGACGGGCACGGCTGTCCAGATAGCTGCGCGCGACACTGCGCGCCAGGTTGCGGATGCGACCGATATAGGCGGCGCGTTCGGTCACCGAAATGGCACCGCGTGCATCCAGCAGGTTAAAGGTGTGGGCGGCTTTCAAGACTTGTTCGTAAGCCGGCAGCGCCAGTTTGTTGTCGATCAGGTTCAGTGCCTGCTTTTCATGTGCACCGAAAGCGGTGAACAGGAAGTCGGCATCGCTGTGTTCGAAGTTATAAGTCGATTGCTCGATTTCATTTTGCTTGTAGACATCGCCGTAGGACAGCTTGTCGGTCCAGCGCAGGTCGTACACATTGTCGACACCCTGCAGGTACATCGCGAGGCGTTCCAGGCCGTAGGTGATTTCCCCTGTAATCGGTTTGCAGTTGATGCCGCCGACTTGCTGGAAGTAAGTGAATTGCGTGACTTCCATGCCGTTGAGCCAGACTTCCCAGCCCAGGCCCCAGGCGCCCAGCGTCGGGTTTTCCCAGTCGTCTTCGACAAAGCGGATATCGTTGGCCTTGAGGTCGAAGCCCAGTGCTTCGAGCGAGCCGAGGTAGAGCTCAAGGATATTCGCCGGTGCTGGCTTCAGGACCACTTGATACTGATAGTAGTGTTGCAGGCGGTTCGGGTTTTCGCCGTAACGGCCATCTTTCGGGCGGCGCGACGGCTGTACATAGGCGGCACGCCAGGGCTCAGGCCCGATGGCACGCAGGAAAGTGGCGGTGTGTGAGGTACCGGCGCCGACTTCCATATCGTATGGTTGTAACAGCGCGCAGCCTTGCGCATCCCAGTACTTCTGGAGCGTCAGAATGATTTGTTGAAATGTGAGCATCTTGTTTGAATTTTTGCATCACCCGGGGCGGGCGAGGGCAGAGTTGCCAAAACCCTAGATTTTACCGGGTTTTAGCGGCTACTAGGGGTTCTGCGCGCAAGATACCAGGCGGCCAGCAGCAAGGCCAGCGCGAGCAAGACGATGAAAGCATTGCCCACGGCGACATATGGGGTAATGCCACGATAGCCCTGCACCGAGGCGGTCAGTACATTGCGTTCGAAGGGTTTGAGCTGCGCCTGCACTTTGCCGTCAGGGCCGATGATGGCGGTGGCGCCGGTATTGGTGGAGCGCAGCATCGGGCGACCGGTCTCCAGCGCGCGCATTTGTGAAATTTGCAAGTGTTGCGGCAAGGCGATCGAATCGCCGAACCAGGCGATATTCGAGACATTCAGCAAGAGCGTCGCGACCGGGCTGCCCGCTGCGTCGCTGGCGCGCAATTGGCCGGCAATTTCTTCGCCAAACAAATCTTCATAGCAAATATTCGGCAGTACCCATTGATCCTTGACCGAGAACGGTGCCTGCAAGGCATCACCGCGGCTGAAATCGCCGAGCGGGATATGCATCATGTCAACAAACCAGCGGAAACCGAAAGGCACGAACTCGCCAAAGGGCACCAGATGGTGCTTGTCGTAGCGGTACAGTTTGGGTGTGGCGCGATTGGCCGGCGTTGGCGAAATCCCGATCACGCTGTTTGCATATTGCTGCGGGCCATCGCTGATCGGGATGCCGATGGCGAGATGGCTATTCGAAGCGGTGGCGAATTCGGCCAGGCGCGGCAGGTAATCTACCGGCAACTGATGCGCCAACAGCGGCAATGCGGTTTCCGGGGTTGCAATCAGGTCAGCCGGCGCGGCGCGGATTAAATCTTCGTACAGTGTCAGCGTCGCATTGGTTTGTTCGGCATCGAATTTGATTTCCTGCGGGACATTGCCTTGCAGCAGGCGCACTGAAATTGCCTGCCCGTTCGGCGTGGTCCAGCTGACGGATTTCAATCCCAGGCCGATCAGCAGGATGGCGAGGAAGAGGCCGCCCGCGGCTTTCTTGCACGGCAGCAGTGCCAGGCAAGCCGCCAGCACGGCGGCCAGCCAGCCCAGCCCGTACACGCCGATCAGCGGCGCATAACCGGTCAGCGGGCTATCGGTGTGGGCATAGCCGGAGATCGCCCACGGGAAGCCGGTCAGGACCCAGCCGCGCAACCATTCGGAAAACATCCACAAAGCCGGCAATACCAGCAAGAGCATGATCCATGCGGGCACTGTGCGGCCCAGTCGGAAGCGTGTCGCCAATCCGGTCGCCAGGGCCGGGAAGGCACCCAGCAGCAGTGCCAGCAAAGCCACCGCCAGCGCGGCAAGCGGCGCCGGCATGCCGCCATATTGATGCATGCTGATGTACAGCCAGTAGACGCAAACCGCCGACCAGCCGAAGCCATACAGCCAACCCAAGAGCACACCGGCTTTGACCGACTGTGCTTGCAATAGCAGGTGGAATAAGAGCGCCAGCGCGAGGATTTGCAGCGGCCAGAAGCCAAAGGGGGCGAAGGCAAATACATTGCAAGCCCCTGCGAGCAGGGCTGCGATGGCGGCTGGGGTGGGTTTCAGGCGGAAGGAAGTCAATTGCGGCACACGGCGGGGCGGTGCTGCATTGGATGGCCGTGATACGGAGCGAAATCAGCTAGCAAGCTCATCCTCACTCACGGCAGGCGGCAGTTTTTCCACCAGCACGACATGGATATGACGCGCATCGGCGCGCAGGATTTCGAAACGCAGATCGTCTATGTCCAGGACTTCACCCTTATGCGGCATGCGTCCCAGATGGTCGGCGATGTAGCCGCCTATGGTATCGACGTCTGGGTTGAATAAGGATACTCCAAGCTCTTCATTGAACTGCGCAATTTCGGTCAGTGCCTTGACGCGCCAGCGCGGGCCGTGTTCACCCGCCTTGATCGACAATATATTGTCTTCGTCATTGTCGAAATCATATTCATCTTCGATATCGCCGACGATTTGTTCGAGTACATCTTCAATCGTGATCAGGCCGGCGACGCCGCCATATTCATCGACTACGATCGCCATATGGTTGTGTTTGGCGCGGAAATCGCCGAGCAGGACATTCAGGCGTTTGGATTCAGGAATAAAGACGGCGGTACGCAGCATGCGGCGGATATCGAAGGATTCTTCCGCGTAATAGCGCAGCAAATCTTTCGCCATCAGGATGCCGACCACCTTGTCACGTTCACCATCCACTGCCGGGAAGCGCGAGTGGGCGGTGCTCAAGACCATCGGCAGCCATTCTTCTATTGGTTTGGTGATATCAACTACGTCCATCTGGGCGCGTGGCACCATGATGTCGCGGGCCGACAATTCCGACACCTGGAATACGCCTTCTATCATCGCCAGCGCGTCTGCATCGATCAGATTGCGCTCATGCGCATCGTGCAATATGGTCAGTAACTCGGAGCGACTTTCGGGTTCGGGGGCGATCAGTGCGGTCAGGCGTTCAAATATGGAGCGATGCGGTTTTGCATCGCCGGATTTGCCGCTAGTGGGAATGTCTTGCATATGGCGAAAAGCCGTTGCGGGGGTAGTTGCGATGGATATTAGGATACAACAAATGCCGCGCACCGCCAAAAATGCGCCGGAAGGCGCGTGGAAGCGAGTGCTTGCCTACGTGCAAGGCCAATAAAATCAAAGGTTGATGTAAGGATTGCGGAAACCAAGGTCAGCCAGGATTTCAATTTCCAGCGCTTCCATTTCCTCGGCTTCTTCATCCGATTCGTGGTCGTAACCCTGCGCATGCAGGACGCCGTGCACAACCAGATGGGCGGCATGCTCTTCCACGCTCTTTTCCTGCTCGGCCGCTTCCAGTTGCAGGACATCGGTGCAGAGGATGATATCGGCCTGCGTGGTTTCGCTGTCTTCGTCTTCGGTGTAAGCAAAGGTCAGGACGTTGGTGGCGTAATCCTTGCCGCGATAATTGCGGTTCAGGTCCTTGCCTTCCGCCGCATCGACGAAGCGCAGGGTGATTTGCGCCGGTGCCAGCAAGGCGGCTTTGACCCAACTGCGCAGTTTGGGGCGGGTGATAATGTCTTGCAGGCGTTTGTCCGGATATTGGACGGACAGGGAAAGCTTATTTTTTTGCAGCATGTTTGGTCGCGGTTTTAGAGGCTGCAGTTTTCTTTGCAGCGGGTTTGGCGAGTTGACTGGCACCGTCATAGGCGTCGACGATGCGCGCTACCAGTGGATGACGCACCACGTCGGCACTGGAGAAACGGGTAAAGGCCAGGCCGCGCACATCTTTCAGTACGTCTATGGCTTCCACCAGTCCACTCTTTTGATTGTGTTGCAAATCGATTTGCGTGATGTCGCCGGTGATCACGGCCTTGCTGCCGAAGCCTATGCGCGTCAGGAACATTTTCATTTGTTCCGGTGTAGTGTTTTGTGCTTCATCCAGGATCACGAACGCGTGGTTCAGGGTGCGGCCGCGCATATAAGCCAGCGGTGCAATTTCAATAGCCTGCTTTTCGAACATTTTTTGCGTACGGTCGAAACCCAGCAAATCATACAAGGCGTCGTACAGCGGGCGCAGGTAAGGATCGATTTTTTGTGACAGGTCGCCGGGCAGGAAGCCCAGGCGTTCGCCGGCTTCGACCGCAGGGCGGGTCAGTACGATACGTTTGACCGCATCACGTTCCAGTGCATCGACCGCGCAAGCGACGGCCAGATAGGTCTTGCCGGTACCGGCCGGACCGACACCGAAGGTGATGTCGTGTTCCATGATGGCTTTGATGTACTGGATCTGATGCGGTGTGCGTCCGCGCAAATCATGGCGGCGGGTTTTTAAAACCGGCGCATCCGTCACTGACTCCACTGCTTTTTTCTTCGATGGTTTGGCGGCAGCCGGCAATACCAGCTCCGGCTCGGCCAGTGCGGCGCGTTGCTCTACCAGTGCCAACTGCACTTCTTCCAGCGACACGATCTTGTCGGCCAGCTGGTAAAAATGTTCCAGGATTTCCAGCGCCCGCCCACCATTGCCACCACCCACGATGAATTTTTCACCGCGTCGGAAGATGGTGACGTCGAGTGCGGCGGAAATCTGCCGCAGGTTTTCATCCATGGGGCCGCACAGATGCGCGAGGCGCTTGTTATCCAGCGGCTCGGGGATGAAATACAGTGGTTGGACGGCAGTTTTTGTTTTCAATTGGCTGAGTGGTTTGAGTAAGCGTTAAGTTAAGTAAGGGCGTGATAAGGCCGGGTTTGGATTATTGCTTGACGATGATTTCGCCGCGCAAGGTATAGGCGAAGGATTGCACGATATTGACATCGACCATCTGGCCGATCAGGCGCGCACCATGCTCGCCTGCGGCAAAGTTGACGACGCGGTTGTTCTCGGTACGGCCTTGCAGTTCATCCGGATCTTTTTTCGATGGACCTTCCACCAGGATGCGTTGCACGGTACCGACCATTTCATCGCTGTAGCGACGCGTGTTTTGGTCGATCACTGCCTGCAGCCGTTGCAGGCGCTGCAGTTTGACTTCGTGCGGGGTGTCATCTTCGAGGTTGGCGGCAGGTGTGCCCGGACGCGGACTGAAGATAAAGCTGAAGCTATTGTCGTAGCCGATGTCGTTGATCAGTTTCATCATTGCTTCGAAGTCGGCATCGGTTTCACCCGGGAAGCCGACGATGAAATCGGATGAAATCGAAATATTCGGTCGCACTTCACGCAGGCGACGCAGGATGGATTTGTATTCCAGCGAAGTGTAGCCACGCTTCATTGCCGCCAGGATGCGATCCGAGCCATGCTGCGCCGGCAGGTAGAGATGATTCACCAGCTTCGGTACCTTGGCATAGGCATCGATCAGGCGTTGTGTGAATTCCTTCGGATGGCTGGTGACGAAGCGGATACGTTCTATGCCTTCCAGCTCCGCAATATATTCGATCAGCAATGCAAAGTCGGCGATCTCGCCATCCGCCATTTCGCCGCGGTAGGCATTCACGTTTTGGCCGAGCAGGGTGATTTCCTTCACGCCTTGCGCTTCGAGGCCGGCAACTTCAGCCAGTACATCTTCGAAGCGGCGCGAGACTTCTTCACCACGGGTGTAAGGCACGACGCAGTAACTGCAATATTTGCTGCAGCCTTCCATGATGGACACGAAGGCAGTCGCACCTTCGACCTTGGCCGGTGGCATGTGATCGAATTTTTCGATTTCCGGGAAGCTGATATCGACTTGCGAACGTCCGGTCGAACGTCTTTGCTTGAGCATCTCCGGCAAGCGATGCAGGGTTTGCGGGCCAAACACCAGGTCAACGTAAGGCGCACGTTTGACGATGGCATCGCCTTCCTGTGAAGCCACGCAACCGCCGACGCCGATCACGAGATCGGGATTGTTGAATTTCAGTTCACGCAGGCGACCGAGGTCGGAGAATACTTTTTCCTGCGCCTTTTCGCGCACCGAACAAGTATTCAGCAAGATCACATCGGCATCTTCCGGTGTGTCGGTTTTAATCAAGCCTTCGGAGGCATTGAGGACGTCGACCATCTTGTCCGAGTCATACTCGTTCATCTGGCAACCGAAAGTCTTGATGTATATCTTCTTCTGCATGGTGTGGCTGATTTGCTGGTTTAGTTATTTGCTTGTGGGTACAGGTGCCGGCAGTGGTGCCGGTTTGGTCACTGGTGGCTTCACCGGCACAAGCGGCAAGGTCTTTTTTGCTTCATCCGCGGTGAGGATCCAGATCCGATCAATGTCACCGGTATCGCTTTCCGTGTAATTCACTGCGAATTCGCTGCCGCGCAAGGCCGACGGCATCTCTATCATATTGTCCTGGTTCCAGATGCGCGCCCCGGCCGACAAGGTGCGGGTCTTTTCATCGATGATGATGGCAGGATAGTTCGCAGGTGTCATCACGCCGCGTTTGACCGTGTCCGGGAAGGGCCGCTCGAATGCCTGTGCCGTAAGTGTCACAAGAGCAAGGGCGCAGCTGAGCAGGAAAGTTTGTATCCGCATGGCTAATTCCGTTCAGGGCTAGATGACGACGATCAGGTGAAAAGGTGAGATGCGATCTGGCTGGCAGAGGCGGATTCGTTTGTATCCTGTGCTGTGCATGCACGTTTTCTGCGCATTTTTTCGAAGCGCAATGATACCACGTGCGGGAAACGGCCAAGTTGCCTGTCGCCACTGGAAACTGCAAGGGAGGGGGGCGAATGCGGGAGCGACGGACGTCACTCCCGGAAGTGCGGAATATGGCTTTAGCGCAGGACCAGTACCGGCAAGCTGGTGTGGGCCAGCACTTTCTGGGTTTCGCTGCCGATGAAGAGTTTGTTCAAACCTTTGCGGCCGTGCGAAGCCATAAAAATGACATCGCATTTTTGCTCTTCGGCAACGCGTACGATTTCTTCATATGGACTGAGGCCCACCGAGACCACGGTTTTGCAGCTGACACCCTTGTCGCGCGTGGCCGCTTCGACCTTGTCCAGGTGTTTCTGCGCCAATTCCTTGACCTTGTCGTCATACATCACGGGATCGGTCGGGAACACGCCGGCGCCTTCCATCAGGCCCATATAAACGTAGGGTTCGGCGACCGACAGGACTAGTAGTTCGCTGCCCATCTTTTGCGCAAACTCGATCGCGGCATCGACCGCCTTGTCGGAGAGTGGCGAACCATCGGTAGGGATGAGGATTTTCTTGAACATGATGTACTCCTTTGTGTGAAGGGACGCTGCTCGTTCTAATTCTATGGCGGCAATCAGGCCGCTGCTTGATCCAGGTCAAAAGCGCGCGATCTCGCACCGATGCCCTTGTATTACCTATGCTAGTCCGATTGGCAATATCTGGATTGGTTCCGGACAAGATGGCTGTTCTTGTCAGGCTGATATGAAAAAAGCCCGCCGGGAACACCGGGCGGGCTTTTGTTTGCGCCTGAAAAGAAATTAATGCGCGCGCAGGGAATCCGCCAGGACGCGGGCCACATGCATGGCATTTTCCTGGGTACCATCCGCAATCTGGTGTCTGCAACTGGTACCGTCGGCAACGAACAAGGTGTTTGCTTCGGCGGCACGTATCGCAGGGAAAAGTTTGAGTTCGCCCATCGCCTGCGATGCTTCGTAATGCTCCGCTTCATAGCCAAAGCTGCCGGCCATGCCGCAACAGGATGATTCGATCAGCGCCACATCAAGCTGCGGTATCCATTGCAACACGGTTTGCACCGGACGTACTGCATTGAAAGCTTTCTGATGGCAATGACCGTGCACCATGGCTTTGCTGACCGGCAGCGGTTTCAGGTCCAGTTGCAAGCGTCCCGCCGCTTTTTCATTGACCAGGAATTCTTCAAACAGCCAGGCCATGCTCGCCAGTTTCTTCGCTTCTTCGCCATAGCCATAGCTGAGGAATTCATCGCGCAATGACAGCAGGCAGGA of Janthinobacterium sp. Marseille contains these proteins:
- a CDS encoding transporter associated domain-containing protein, with protein sequence MQDIPTSGKSGDAKPHRSIFERLTALIAPEPESRSELLTILHDAHERNLIDADALAMIEGVFQVSELSARDIMVPRAQMDVVDITKPIEEWLPMVLSTAHSRFPAVDGERDKVVGILMAKDLLRYYAEESFDIRRMLRTAVFIPESKRLNVLLGDFRAKHNHMAIVVDEYGGVAGLITIEDVLEQIVGDIEDEYDFDNDEDNILSIKAGEHGPRWRVKALTEIAQFNEELGVSLFNPDVDTIGGYIADHLGRMPHKGEVLDIDDLRFEILRADARHIHVVLVEKLPPAVSEDELAS
- a CDS encoding universal stress protein, which gives rise to MFKKILIPTDGSPLSDKAVDAAIEFAQKMGSELLVLSVAEPYVYMGLMEGAGVFPTDPVMYDDKVKELAQKHLDKVEAATRDKGVSCKTVVSVGLSPYEEIVRVAEEQKCDVIFMASHGRKGLNKLFIGSETQKVLAHTSLPVLVLR
- the lnt gene encoding apolipoprotein N-acyltransferase; this translates as MPQLTSFRLKPTPAAIAALLAGACNVFAFAPFGFWPLQILALALLFHLLLQAQSVKAGVLLGWLYGFGWSAVCVYWLYISMHQYGGMPAPLAALAVALLALLLGAFPALATGLATRFRLGRTVPAWIMLLLVLPALWMFSEWLRGWVLTGFPWAISGYAHTDSPLTGYAPLIGVYGLGWLAAVLAACLALLPCKKAAGGLFLAILLIGLGLKSVSWTTPNGQAISVRLLQGNVPQEIKFDAEQTNATLTLYEDLIRAAPADLIATPETALPLLAHQLPVDYLPRLAEFATASNSHLAIGIPISDGPQQYANSVIGISPTPANRATPKLYRYDKHHLVPFGEFVPFGFRWFVDMMHIPLGDFSRGDALQAPFSVKDQWVLPNICYEDLFGEEIAGQLRASDAAGSPVATLLLNVSNIAWFGDSIALPQHLQISQMRALETGRPMLRSTNTGATAIIGPDGKVQAQLKPFERNVLTASVQGYRGITPYVAVGNAFIVLLALALLLAAWYLARRTPSSR
- the glyS gene encoding glycine--tRNA ligase subunit beta gives rise to the protein MSTKNLLLELFVEELPPKALKKIGEAFAQTLQASLQTQGLLSADSVLTAFASPRRLGVHLTKVLEQADDKTVMQKLMPAAVGIGADGKATPALLKKLAALGADESAVAGLKRESDGKAEVLFFNSVVTGVMLTDGLQKALEETLGKLPIPKVMAYQLADGWETVNFVRPAHGLVALYGADVLNISVLGLHAGNTTHGHRFEAGIDPVYIRDADSYAKQIATEGAVIASFAERRAEIVRQLASAAAEAGSNLTPIEDEALLDEVTGLVERPNVLIGQFEEAFLEVPQECLILTMKANQKYFPLLDSKGGLSNKFLIVSNIRPADASTVIGGNERVVRPRLADAKFFFDQDRKKTLMSRVAGLDKVVYHNKLGTQGERIARVRAIAQAIAGKLGVDAQQADTAAQLAKADLLTDMVGEFPELQGIMGRYYALHDGLPAAVADAIEDHYKPRFAGDELPRNPVGMVVALADKLETLVGLFSIGQVPTGDKDPFALRRHALGIIRMLIEGKLDIGINDLITAAEKPFNGLSAEHRSALLNFIFDRLANALREQGYSAQEIDAVLALQPQRLADVAERLAAVRAFAALPEAASLAAANKRVGNILKKVEGTVAAQVDTALLKEPAEIALNQTLTTVKPQAEAAFARGDYTASLQALAALRNPVDAFFDGVMVNAEDIALRNNRQGLLATLHQAMNQVADISKLAA
- the glyQ gene encoding glycine--tRNA ligase subunit alpha, which codes for MLTFQQIILTLQKYWDAQGCALLQPYDMEVGAGTSHTATFLRAIGPEPWRAAYVQPSRRPKDGRYGENPNRLQHYYQYQVVLKPAPANILELYLGSLEALGFDLKANDIRFVEDDWENPTLGAWGLGWEVWLNGMEVTQFTYFQQVGGINCKPITGEITYGLERLAMYLQGVDNVYDLRWTDKLSYGDVYKQNEIEQSTYNFEHSDADFLFTAFGAHEKQALNLIDNKLALPAYEQVLKAAHTFNLLDARGAISVTERAAYIGRIRNLARSVARSYLDSRARLGFPMAKPEHAAEVLAQIEKEAA
- the ybeY gene encoding rRNA maturation RNase YbeY; this translates as MLQKNKLSLSVQYPDKRLQDIITRPKLRSWVKAALLAPAQITLRFVDAAEGKDLNRNYRGKDYATNVLTFAYTEDEDSETTQADIILCTDVLQLEAAEQEKSVEEHAAHLVVHGVLHAQGYDHESDEEAEEMEALEIEILADLGFRNPYINL
- the miaB gene encoding tRNA (N6-isopentenyl adenosine(37)-C2)-methylthiotransferase MiaB; the protein is MQKKIYIKTFGCQMNEYDSDKMVDVLNASEGLIKTDTPEDADVILLNTCSVREKAQEKVFSDLGRLRELKFNNPDLVIGVGGCVASQEGDAIVKRAPYVDLVFGPQTLHRLPEMLKQRRSTGRSQVDISFPEIEKFDHMPPAKVEGATAFVSIMEGCSKYCSYCVVPYTRGEEVSRRFEDVLAEVAGLEAQGVKEITLLGQNVNAYRGEMADGEIADFALLIEYIAELEGIERIRFVTSHPKEFTQRLIDAYAKVPKLVNHLYLPAQHGSDRILAAMKRGYTSLEYKSILRRLREVRPNISISSDFIVGFPGETDADFEAMMKLINDIGYDNSFSFIFSPRPGTPAANLEDDTPHEVKLQRLQRLQAVIDQNTRRYSDEMVGTVQRILVEGPSKKDPDELQGRTENNRVVNFAAGEHGARLIGQMVDVNIVQSFAYTLRGEIIVKQ
- a CDS encoding PhoH family protein, with the translated sequence MKTKTAVQPLYFIPEPLDNKRLAHLCGPMDENLRQISAALDVTIFRRGEKFIVGGGNGGRALEILEHFYQLADKIVSLEEVQLALVEQRAALAEPELVLPAAAKPSKKKAVESVTDAPVLKTRRHDLRGRTPHQIQYIKAIMEHDITFGVGPAGTGKTYLAVACAVDALERDAVKRIVLTRPAVEAGERLGFLPGDLSQKIDPYLRPLYDALYDLLGFDRTQKMFEKQAIEIAPLAYMRGRTLNHAFVILDEAQNTTPEQMKMFLTRIGFGSKAVITGDITQIDLQHNQKSGLVEAIDVLKDVRGLAFTRFSSADVVRHPLVARIVDAYDGASQLAKPAAKKTAASKTATKHAAKK